A window of the Helianthus annuus cultivar XRQ/B chromosome 4, HanXRQr2.0-SUNRISE, whole genome shotgun sequence genome harbors these coding sequences:
- the LOC110938256 gene encoding cyclin-dependent kinase inhibitor 7 isoform X4: MIDITVTTGCNCRLQIPPMEPSLSHGTVRRSTFSDITTSGTGKRRRLDRQDEYNHFQLQYQYQRDVDVNLLENVASSFMCSVNDDLITDLKAECVSGTESFMSVPDGFSRNTSASSVICLETEETESVSTSKSNNNKKKKTTPATGTVTVAVAEDEATSRRKPPAPAAIMPCAAEIEEFFSKAEKYEQKRFVEKYNYDIVKDVPMEGRYQWIELKP; this comes from the exons ATGATTGATATTACAGTTACCACTGGATGTAACTGCAGGCTACAAATTCCGCCAATGGAGCCTTCACTCTCACACGGAACCGTTCGCCGGAGTACATTTTCCGATATTACGACTTCCGGCACCGGTAAGAGAAGAAGACTTGATCGACAAGATGAGTATAATCATTTTCAGCTTCAGTATCAGTATCAACGTGACGTTGACGTGAATTTATTGGAGAATGTAGCTTCATCGTTTATGTGCTCTGTAAATGACGATTTGATCACAGATCTGAAG GCTGAGTGTGTTTCCGGAACTGAATCGTTCATGTCCGTTCCTGACGGTTTCAG TAGAAATACAAGCGCATCAAGTGTAATTTGTTTAGAAACAGAAGAAACTGAATCGGTATCAACGTCTAAatctaataataataagaagaagAAAACGACGCCGGCGACGGGGACGGTGACAGTGGCGGTTGCAGAGGATGAGGCAACGTCTCGCCGCAAACCACCTGCACCGGCGGCGATAATGCCGTGTGCGGCGGAGATCGAAGAATTCTTCTCCAAGGCAGAAAAGTACGAACAAAAACGATTCGTTGAAAA GTACAACTATGACATCGTGAAAGACGTTCCAATGGAAGGAAGATACCAATGGATTGAGTTAAAACCCTAA
- the LOC110938256 gene encoding cyclin-dependent kinase inhibitor 6 isoform X1: MIDITVTTGCNCRLQIPPMEPSLSHGTVRRSTFSDITTSGTGKRRRLDRQDEYNHFQLQYQYQRDVDVNLLENVASSFMCSVNDDLITDLKAEYVTETELQQQHDADVNLLENVASVSVTSDHANSSFTCSVNDGSNSDLKAECVSGTESFMSVPDGFSRNTSASSVICLETEETESVSTSKSNNNKKKKTTPATGTVTVAVAEDEATSRRKPPAPAAIMPCAAEIEEFFSKAEKYEQKRFVEKYNYDIVKDVPMEGRYQWIELKP, from the exons ATGATTGATATTACAGTTACCACTGGATGTAACTGCAGGCTACAAATTCCGCCAATGGAGCCTTCACTCTCACACGGAACCGTTCGCCGGAGTACATTTTCCGATATTACGACTTCCGGCACCGGTAAGAGAAGAAGACTTGATCGACAAGATGAGTATAATCATTTTCAGCTTCAGTATCAGTATCAACGTGACGTTGACGTGAATTTATTGGAGAATGTAGCTTCATCGTTTATGTGCTCTGTAAATGACGATTTGATCACAGATCTGAAG GCTGAGTATGTTACCGAAACCGAATTGCAACAGCAACATGATGCTGACGTGAATTTGTTAGAGAATGTAGCTTCAGTATCTGTTACCTCTGATCATGCTAATTCGTCGTTTACATGCTCTGTAAATGACGGTTCGAACTCAGATCTGAAG GCTGAGTGTGTTTCCGGAACTGAATCGTTCATGTCCGTTCCTGACGGTTTCAG TAGAAATACAAGCGCATCAAGTGTAATTTGTTTAGAAACAGAAGAAACTGAATCGGTATCAACGTCTAAatctaataataataagaagaagAAAACGACGCCGGCGACGGGGACGGTGACAGTGGCGGTTGCAGAGGATGAGGCAACGTCTCGCCGCAAACCACCTGCACCGGCGGCGATAATGCCGTGTGCGGCGGAGATCGAAGAATTCTTCTCCAAGGCAGAAAAGTACGAACAAAAACGATTCGTTGAAAA GTACAACTATGACATCGTGAAAGACGTTCCAATGGAAGGAAGATACCAATGGATTGAGTTAAAACCCTAA
- the LOC110938256 gene encoding cyclin-dependent kinase inhibitor 7 isoform X3, whose translation MIDITVTTGCNCRLQIPPMEPSLSHGTVRRSTFSDITTSGTGKRRRLDRQDEYNHFQLQYQYQRDVDVNLLENVASSFMCSVNDDLITDLKQHDADVNLLENVASVSVTSDHANSSFTCSVNDGSNSDLKAECVSGTESFMSVPDGFSRNTSASSVICLETEETESVSTSKSNNNKKKKTTPATGTVTVAVAEDEATSRRKPPAPAAIMPCAAEIEEFFSKAEKYEQKRFVEKYNYDIVKDVPMEGRYQWIELKP comes from the exons ATGATTGATATTACAGTTACCACTGGATGTAACTGCAGGCTACAAATTCCGCCAATGGAGCCTTCACTCTCACACGGAACCGTTCGCCGGAGTACATTTTCCGATATTACGACTTCCGGCACCGGTAAGAGAAGAAGACTTGATCGACAAGATGAGTATAATCATTTTCAGCTTCAGTATCAGTATCAACGTGACGTTGACGTGAATTTATTGGAGAATGTAGCTTCATCGTTTATGTGCTCTGTAAATGACGATTTGATCACAGATCTGAAG CAACATGATGCTGACGTGAATTTGTTAGAGAATGTAGCTTCAGTATCTGTTACCTCTGATCATGCTAATTCGTCGTTTACATGCTCTGTAAATGACGGTTCGAACTCAGATCTGAAG GCTGAGTGTGTTTCCGGAACTGAATCGTTCATGTCCGTTCCTGACGGTTTCAG TAGAAATACAAGCGCATCAAGTGTAATTTGTTTAGAAACAGAAGAAACTGAATCGGTATCAACGTCTAAatctaataataataagaagaagAAAACGACGCCGGCGACGGGGACGGTGACAGTGGCGGTTGCAGAGGATGAGGCAACGTCTCGCCGCAAACCACCTGCACCGGCGGCGATAATGCCGTGTGCGGCGGAGATCGAAGAATTCTTCTCCAAGGCAGAAAAGTACGAACAAAAACGATTCGTTGAAAA GTACAACTATGACATCGTGAAAGACGTTCCAATGGAAGGAAGATACCAATGGATTGAGTTAAAACCCTAA
- the LOC110938256 gene encoding cyclin-dependent kinase inhibitor 7 isoform X5, translated as MIDITVTTGCNCRLQIPPMEPSLSHGTVRRSTFSDITTSGTGKRRRLDRQDEYNHFQLQYQYQRDVDVNLLENVASSFMCSVNDDLITDLKAECVSGTESFMSVPDGFRNTSASSVICLETEETESVSTSKSNNNKKKKTTPATGTVTVAVAEDEATSRRKPPAPAAIMPCAAEIEEFFSKAEKYEQKRFVEKYNYDIVKDVPMEGRYQWIELKP; from the exons ATGATTGATATTACAGTTACCACTGGATGTAACTGCAGGCTACAAATTCCGCCAATGGAGCCTTCACTCTCACACGGAACCGTTCGCCGGAGTACATTTTCCGATATTACGACTTCCGGCACCGGTAAGAGAAGAAGACTTGATCGACAAGATGAGTATAATCATTTTCAGCTTCAGTATCAGTATCAACGTGACGTTGACGTGAATTTATTGGAGAATGTAGCTTCATCGTTTATGTGCTCTGTAAATGACGATTTGATCACAGATCTGAAG GCTGAGTGTGTTTCCGGAACTGAATCGTTCATGTCCGTTCCTGACGGTTTCAG AAATACAAGCGCATCAAGTGTAATTTGTTTAGAAACAGAAGAAACTGAATCGGTATCAACGTCTAAatctaataataataagaagaagAAAACGACGCCGGCGACGGGGACGGTGACAGTGGCGGTTGCAGAGGATGAGGCAACGTCTCGCCGCAAACCACCTGCACCGGCGGCGATAATGCCGTGTGCGGCGGAGATCGAAGAATTCTTCTCCAAGGCAGAAAAGTACGAACAAAAACGATTCGTTGAAAA GTACAACTATGACATCGTGAAAGACGTTCCAATGGAAGGAAGATACCAATGGATTGAGTTAAAACCCTAA
- the LOC110938256 gene encoding cyclin-dependent kinase inhibitor 6 isoform X2 — MIDITVTTGCNCRLQIPPMEPSLSHGTVRRSTFSDITTSGTGKRRRLDRQDEYNHFQLQYQYQRDVDVNLLENVASSFMCSVNDDLITDLKAEYVTETELQQQHDADVNLLENVASVSVTSDHANSSFTCSVNDGSNSDLKAECVSGTESFMSVPDGFRNTSASSVICLETEETESVSTSKSNNNKKKKTTPATGTVTVAVAEDEATSRRKPPAPAAIMPCAAEIEEFFSKAEKYEQKRFVEKYNYDIVKDVPMEGRYQWIELKP, encoded by the exons ATGATTGATATTACAGTTACCACTGGATGTAACTGCAGGCTACAAATTCCGCCAATGGAGCCTTCACTCTCACACGGAACCGTTCGCCGGAGTACATTTTCCGATATTACGACTTCCGGCACCGGTAAGAGAAGAAGACTTGATCGACAAGATGAGTATAATCATTTTCAGCTTCAGTATCAGTATCAACGTGACGTTGACGTGAATTTATTGGAGAATGTAGCTTCATCGTTTATGTGCTCTGTAAATGACGATTTGATCACAGATCTGAAG GCTGAGTATGTTACCGAAACCGAATTGCAACAGCAACATGATGCTGACGTGAATTTGTTAGAGAATGTAGCTTCAGTATCTGTTACCTCTGATCATGCTAATTCGTCGTTTACATGCTCTGTAAATGACGGTTCGAACTCAGATCTGAAG GCTGAGTGTGTTTCCGGAACTGAATCGTTCATGTCCGTTCCTGACGGTTTCAG AAATACAAGCGCATCAAGTGTAATTTGTTTAGAAACAGAAGAAACTGAATCGGTATCAACGTCTAAatctaataataataagaagaagAAAACGACGCCGGCGACGGGGACGGTGACAGTGGCGGTTGCAGAGGATGAGGCAACGTCTCGCCGCAAACCACCTGCACCGGCGGCGATAATGCCGTGTGCGGCGGAGATCGAAGAATTCTTCTCCAAGGCAGAAAAGTACGAACAAAAACGATTCGTTGAAAA GTACAACTATGACATCGTGAAAGACGTTCCAATGGAAGGAAGATACCAATGGATTGAGTTAAAACCCTAA